The window actttgttcgtgagaaggttgcGCGAGGACAGGTTCatgtccttcatgttccatcccgttatcagattgccgatattttcaccaaaggactaccacaagtcttatttgaagattttcgggacagtctcagcgttcgtaaacctcccgtttcgactgcgggggtgtgatagattatgtaaatattagttagaatattttgtaatctcctattttaggttagaatattttataatctcctattttaggttagcttTGCTTAACATATTATTTGGTAGAATTAGCTCCTTAATTCAAGCCTAACATTAcggttgtatattttgtatattaaccaagtcaaggaatgaaaggaggcacgaaaaacatttctttcaataTCTATCGCTTCTATGCCATAAGGTGTGTGTTGCATGCAATTGCACTAGATCCTAATGTGATATAATCTTTTGCTAATGATGTGACTAAAGAGTAAAGATAAATGTATAATTGAAGAAAAATTTAACATTTTAATCCATTTTTCTTTGTAAAAGACAAAATAGGTAAACCTTTATTTCTTGACATTTCCGGGACAAAATTTCTCGACAAATCACAAAAcccttttcaaaataaaaaatttcaataTCTAAACTCATATTACGAAgcgagaaaagaaaaaaaactaattacagtcaaacctctctataaaagcatcgttgggtccgaaattttttggctgttatagagaattgctgttatacacctataacaacattgaatttaaataatattttgttgttataggcaaaaaataTGCATAAAAtctagttttttatttttaattgtcaaattttatgcttaatcacactttgtataatgaaggaaaatcttttaatggtgacaatatatatattcatatgatattttttgtcataaatattGTATTAATGGATCAAATATTtagtcaaaatctctacacttattattggtaatcatagatattctattttttatAGATGGTTAATTGTTATtatcaaaaaaagaagataactaTTATATGGGGGAGTGATTTTACAAAGAGCATAATATTATAATGTTGAAtgttgctgttataggtgaaatgttgttatagagaaataaaatataatactccctctttttcaatttatgtgaacctatttccttattagtccgtgcaaaaaagaatgaccaatttctatatttggaaacactCTACCTTtgtgcaatgatttatagccacacaaaatatatgtgactcatttaggatcacaagtttaaaagtcttctcttctttcttaaactctgtgcccagttaaatgggttcacataaattgaaacagagggagtataaaatATCAGTTTCGAAAAAActtggctgttatagagaggtgttgttatatgcggatacggttataaagaggtttgactgtataccTTATTTCCCTCTTTCTattaggtgccgtttggccataaataccaaaaacttttttactttttttggaatttttgaagttggagttggagttgtgtttgatcctaatttttgaaattgtagtttttggtgaaatgtagtgtaaaaaagtgaaaattttttgaaaaataagtttttcttgtttttggtattccggaatacaactccggaaaaaaatgaataatttttatgaccaaacgctaaaagtaaaaaaagtgaaaaaatttttcggaaaaaaatgaataatttttatggccaaacgcccacaaATTTTTATTTAATTGTTTTTAAAATTTCGGGGATTCACCTTTATTGCCCTCGGACAAACTTAAATAAGTAAATGTATGCAGTATAAAGTTTAAGCCCATTAGGAGCCCATGCTTTCTCAGCTATAAAAATATCACACTCTCAGCATTTCTGAAACCCTAACGCTTCGCTCTCATTTGTAACTGCGCAGCCAGCGAAGCTCtttcttcaaaaggtttgatttaTCATTTATCTTAGTTGTGCTTTATCAGTGATCTTATATTTGAATTATGATTACTAATTAATTTACTACTTGTAAGTTGTCATTTATAgtgcttctattttggattttgtCTGTATGGTATTAGTTCTTTTTGCTAATTAGATTTGAATTGTTCTATTGGATAATTATAGTGCTACTTTGATGTTATGTGAATGTAAATTGGTTGTAGCTTATAAAGGTGTCCTTTTTACTGTGTATAGATTCAGAGCTGTTAATGGTTATTTCCTAGTAAAGATCTGATCTTTTTGATATAACTACTtggaaattaatttaataataaaTCTACGACTGTTTGCATGTTTTGAAAAACTTAGGGCCCCTTTGGTTatgaaaattgtgaaatttgaaaaaaagtcaTTTTTGTTTTCATAACTGAAAAAAAGTATTTGAAAATTGGAGTTTGTGTTTGACCATGAATTGATTTGTATCGAAAAAGTGAATGATTTAAAAACTGCTTTCGTTATTGGGTGTGTTGTGGGTTTGTCATGAATTAAAGTTCTTTATATATAGTGTTCTcgtagctcagttggttagagCACCCGTTTAGTAAGCGGGAGGTCTTGAGTTCGACTCTCAACGAGAGCAAATGTATTTTTCCTTTCTCACTTGGTATGTTTTTGTTGTTATAATTTGGTTTTTCCTTTTTATACTGTGTTTGGTTGCAAGTGAAATATTTGCTTAATATTGATAATACGGTTTGATGAAACTTCTTTGCTGTCAAGATTGATGATAATTCCTGTGTGTTTGGTGGAGCCATATGGAGTTAGAATAGTTGGAAAGGAAAATGAATTATGTAAAGGGAAGTTACATTCCTGGAGCATCCTCTCTTTGGAAAGTGTTTTCTGTTAACCAAACATCAAAAGATAACGTTTTTCATTGTTAACCGCCTTGAATTGtcaaaattgttttcttcaagGAAAAATACCCTTGTCATCAAATATTGCTCAAAACACTATTTTTTATTATGCACAAATTTGAATTATTTACCATGATAGATCATTTTTGTACCCCGCACCTGCCTTAGGCAATTCCTCATGACAAATTTACATATTGCTCGTCTAGTATATTTATCTTCCTTGTAAGATCTATGTTCCTCAGTTTTCAATATCATTGAGAATCATTAGCCAAGAGTCTGTCTGCTTAAATGTCTGTTTATTTGTAGTAATTATTTTTGGTCTCCATGGTTTTTAAAAACTAATTCTTGGTTTTCTGTTATCGGGATGATCTTCAGTTTCTAAGGCATCATGGGTAAAGAGAAGGTTCACATCAACATTGTGGTCATTGGCCATGTCGACTCCGGAAAGTCGACCACCACCGGTCACTTGATCTACAAGCTTGGTGGTATCGACAAGCGTGTTATTGAGAGGTTCGAGAAGGAGGCTGCTGAGATGAACAAGAGGTCATTCAAGTACGCCTGGGTGCTTGACAAGCTCAAGGCTGAGCGTGAGCGTGGTATCACCATTGATATTGCTTTGTGGAAGTTTGAGACCACCAAGTACTACTGCACTGTGATTGATGCCCCCGGACACAGGGATTTCATCAAGAATATGATCACTGGTACCTCCCAGGCTGACTGTGCCGTCCTGATTATTGACTCCACAACTGGTGGTTTTGAAGCTGGTATCTCTAAAGATGGTCAGACCCGTGAACATGCGTTGCTTGCTTTCACCCTTGGTGTCAAGCAAATGATTTGCTGCTGCAACAAGGTTTGTTTTTTATGGATAGATGGAATTAATTGATGTTTAAACATTACATATCATGCTAATTCTGTTTTCTTTTTCACATTTCACAGATGGATGCTACCACCCCCAAGTACTCCAAGGCTAGGTATGATGAAATCGTGAAGGAAGTTTCTTCCTACCTCAAGAAGGTTGGTTACAACCCTGACAAGGTCCCCTTTGTCCCCATCTCCGGTTTCGAAGGAGATAATATGATTGAGAGGTCTACCAACCTCGACTGGTACAAGGGCCCAACCCTCCTTGAGGCTCTCGACCAGATTAATGAGCCCAAGAGGCCATCAGACAAGCCCCTCCGTCTTCCACTTCAGGATGTTTACAAGATTGGTGGTATTGGTACCGTCCCTGTTGGTCGTGTGGAGACTGGTGTAATCAAGCCTGGTATGGTTGTGACCTTTGGCCCTACTGGTCTGACAACTGAAGTCAAGTCTGTAGAGATGCACCACGAAGCTCTCCAGGAGGCACTCCCTGGTGACAATGTTGGGTTCAATGTTAAGAACGTTGCTGTGAAGGATCTCAAGCGTGGTTTTGTTGCCTCAAACTCGAAGGATGACCCAGCCAAGGGGGCAGCCAGCTTCACCTCCCAGGTCATCATTATGAACCATCCTGGCCAGATTGGAAATGGATATGCACCGGTGCTCGACTGCCACACTTCCCACATTGCTGTCAAGTTTTCTGAGATCTTGACCAAGATTGACAGGCGATCGGGTAAGGAACTCGAGAAGGAGCCTAAGTTCTTGAAGAATGGTGATGCTGGTATGGTTAAGATGATTCCCACCAAGCCTATGGTTGTTGAGACCTTCTCTGAGTACCCACCATTGGGTCGTTTTGCCGTGAGAGACATGAGGCAAACTGTTGCTGTTGGTGTCATCAAAAGTGTTGACAAGAAGGACCCAACCGGTGCCAAGGTCACCAAGGCTGCCCTGAAGAAAAAGTGAGGTTGTGCATTTGACGAGATTCTTCTGCATGGAAGAACTAGTTTTGTTTTTGCATCAGttttttccaattttgttttggACATTTTGCCAGAAGCTATTGTCATGGTTCTCTAGCCTCTTCCGAGGATGGTGGAGTAATTGAGCAATTTGGTACGGACCAAATTGCTTGATGGGCAATGACAATAGTTCTCTGGTGGTTATCTCTTTACCTGGTTTTATTTTATCACATTTTATGATGAATTTTAGTCTGTCACTACTGAACTTATTTACCTTATTGTGAATTTCGAGTATGTCTCCTCATATTTTGATCCATTCCCATGTTTCGTTTCTCATATGTAAGTTCTAGCTGTTCAGCTCTTCTTCATTTATTGGAGGGGTTGATTGCCTGTCTTTCATTATTATCAGCTTATGTATTGTGAGAATTAATTGTGAGTCTTATAAATAACTACAGTTGTGAGTCGTAACGAATAATTAATTGTGTCAATAGCCGTTTCTGTTTTGAAAATTTTCTGACTAATAATGATGTATTAGGTACCCAATCCTTAGTCTTGGCAAATAATTCCAGTTACAATTGTCAAAGGAAGTATTCATTCACCTAGCTGTTGGGATCTGAGTTTCTGGCTCTTTTCTTGTGTCGTGTCTACTTGAAAGTCAGTCACAGTTCCCGGttaattcttgttcttgaatttaaagACTGAGATGACTGAGTACAAAGCAAAAATAGTTGAATGAtgctaaaactgaaatgaaatctTGTAACATATAGAGGCAATTGTCTCTGTATTGGCGTCTAATACATCTTGGAACTTGCTGAGTTGTTTAGACTAAGGGAAATACTTCTTTCGTAGAAGATTAAGTAGGCGtttgtttggccataagaattgtTCACTTTATTTCGGATTTTttctcacttttttcacttttcagcGTTTGGCCATATGAATTCTgattacaacttgaagttgtatttcggaataccaaaaactcaaaaaacttgtttttaaatttttttcactttttttatttttttacaactacattttaTCAAAACttataatttcaaaaactatggtcaaacacaactacaactccaaaattccaaaaaaagatttttttttggtttctatggACAAATGGAGCCAAGAATTAGGACATTTTgttcggaaatttgtttcatcaactGACCAATCAATTCTTTTAAAAAGAGTTACTACGACTACTTCGAAAAATATACTGAAGGTGACTTTCAAGTTGTGAAATTACCACAGGTGACATGTGGGGACAACATACAATtaaaacccaattaaatttgggattaagaaaattggggttcaaaatattttttttcaaactttttaatcttttataaaatacaaaaaagaccccaatccatttaatccaacctCCCATCCATATCAAATCAAAAGCTCTCATTCAATCGAAGATACACGAACTGCAAAGAACTCAaactcaactgctccttcaaagACACGAACTGAACTGGGAAGTCAACTGCTTCTTCAAAATCGTCCCTCATCAACCTCTTCAAAAGCCAAATCGACGAACTGCTGCTCCCATTCTCTCTGTCTTCACTGCTGCTCTTCATTTCTCTCAGGTAAAATCGCTCAACTTTTTCCTcttttaaagttagggttttgaaatcaaagtgcaaaaaatgatgattttggtcagAGAAGTAGAAGAATAACATGGGTTTGTCTTTAATGTTGTTTATTTTATTGTTCAATGCTTGAGAAACCCTTATTTGCTGTATTTGTTCGACTTGTTGGGATTTGTGTGTTTGTAAATAGTGTATGTGGTTATAAAATTATGGTTTTTGGTGTTCTTTGTGTTATCGTTCTCCTTAGGATTTTGAAAAAAGGGCTTGTTGGACTTGACAAAACCCTTATTTACTCTATTTGTTCcacttgttggggtttgtgtgtttttaaatagtgtatgtggttgtgaaattacGATTTTTGGTACTGTTTGTGTTCTTGTTCTTCTTGGGGTTTCGAAAAAAGGGTttgattttttttgaattttttctaacaactgagtaagttgttgcagcaaatttagcacttgtttaacagtTGAggttggtgtattttgtttaacttgtgatggttgtgtgtttgtagtgaaatagatgttttttctggttcaaaagttaggattttgaaattaaagtatgaaaatgatggaattttggttaaagaagaagaggaagaacatgGGTAGGGTGTCTCTTCAATGGTGtatattttgttcaatttttgaCGGTTGTGTGTTTGTAAATGTACACTGATATTGCTGATAGTGAAATAGATGTTGTTGTCCTTGTAAGGCTTAGGAAAAAGGGTCTTGCATTTGTTTTGTTTTTACCCAACAACTGAGTACTCTGTTGCAACGGATTGCTAATCTGTTGGTAAAAACACAAACAGTTGTTGaggttgttgcaacaagtgaatcTGTTATTGCAATAGATTCACAATCTGTTGGAAATTGTTAAAACAATTGCTGAGGAAGCTACATTAACTGTTCTAATATTTTCTAACAGATTAGTCTGTTGGAACAACTCCATCATATGTTTCAACAACTTcaccacttgttgcaacaaattatccATCCGTTGGAAATAATCAATATAGTTGCTGAGGAAGCTGCAACAACTGTattgatattttccaacagatgtctaatctgttgcaacaactgatgaagttgttggaacatatgatgGAGTTTTTCCAACAGATtacacacttgttgcaacatatgcttcatttgttgtaaaaattcattatttgtttactttgaatgatgcacaaatcaattgattttttttttgtttatctcATGTGTGCAGATAAAATATCTCCACAAAAAAGAAAAGGGGAGGAATCATCTACAGTTAGTAAAAGAGCCAAGGGGCCATCATTAGTTGATCTTGCTGAATAGGCAAATATTATTTCTGAAGAAATTGCTGAACAGGAAACCTCTCAAGCAGGAGTTTCTGgccaagaaagtaaagaagatcaAGTAGATGAAgaagataaagaagaagaagaaaataaagaagaagaagaagaagaagaagaagaagaagaagaacatgatgaaaataatgatgacaatgaagaATCTGAAGAAggtgaagaagaaaatgaagagcatAAAACTGCTTCTTTTGACAGGTCGACGACAGGGGCTGTTGAGTCTTCTATTGGAATTGATATTGGCAGACCTTCCACTGATGAAGTTGTCAAAACTTTCAGTATTGAGAAGTTCTGTGTGCAAACGCCGATGGATAAACTAGGTGATTTGAATGCTGATCTTGTTGTAAAATCAGTCATGGGCAAGCCCTTTGATTACTTAAGAAGATACTTCAAGAGGAGGACTTGGAGGATTTCTTCAGGTCCAAATGTTTTGGGATGTATCTATATTTGCCTGAGGACAACAATGCAAGGTTTCAAATGACCATTGTGTATGGTCTACTAAAACGAAGAATTATTTGTAGCAAAACTAATGAGATATGGATAAACTACTGCGGCATGCCAGTTTGTTCTGGCATCAAGGAGTTTTCCATAGTCACCGGACTGAGGTGTCATGCTCCTTCTCAGCCTCTTCCTACAGTCACACTAAAGAAGAGTGAAAAGACACCCAAGCCATCCAAGACAGCCAAGAAAGGCAAGAAAAGCAAAACAAAGGTTGATGATGATTTGGATTTAGTGGAGATTGTTGGAAAGATCTACAAGGCAGAGCAGTTGCTGGAAGACTTGAAGTCAAAAACTATGTCAAGAAAGCACAAGGAGTCattgtgcttagtttggtttgtcCATTCTATTCTTTGGGCAAAAGATGTAAATAATAATATAGAACTTGGTTTGATTGAACTCTCGGAGGATCATGAGGCATTCAATAACTATCCATGGGGTCATAAAACTTTTAAGTTGACTGTTGATTATTTGTCGAGAGATTTGAACCCTAATGTGAAGACTTCCAACATCTATGGCTTCCATTGGGCCTTCATGGTAAACTTTCTTTCTTCAATAttttatctttttaattcttttccttcattGATTATTCTGATTTTTGGTGGCATAATTTTTTTTGGGCTTGGGCATTTAAAGCCATTCCTCACCTAGTCAGGGACTACTCGGAAGAAGTTTGTTTTCCAAGGATCCTCAGATGGTTGATTGCTaaaaacaacaataaaaaaatGAATCTTGATCCTTTTAACCCCCCTAAGGAAGCAGTAAGTCagaatctgttggaaaatatccctgaatagttttataacaagtaaatacttgttgcaacagatacattTATCTGCTGCAACAACCTCAGAATATGTTGGAAAAATCAAACAGTTGCTGAGGAAGCTGCAACAACTgttctaatattttccaacagatagtGAATATGTTTCAACAACTCCTAAGATGTTGGAACAACTgactcagttgttgcaacaggttcacAATCTATTGGAAAATATCAGAACAGTTGCAAAGGAAGCTGCAACAACTTTTTTGGTTTTTCCAACAGCTgaagaatatgttgcaacaactgagaAGGTTGTTGGAACATATGTGAGGGTCTTTGCAACAGATTACACACTTGTTGGAAACTATTGAACAAGTTTGACACCTGCTGCAATAGATCAAGTTATTTGTTAAATTGTTAACTTGTCAACCTATTACAACATCTTGTAAATTCTTCCAACCATTTGAATATATCTGTTTGTTTGTTGTAGGTTTGCACCCACGCCTTATCCCGACAAAACCAGAGTTGCACATGTCATGTGTTTTTTTTAGGGCCTGGGAAATCTGTGCCAGATGAATTGTTTGATCAGATAAAAGAAGAATTAGCTGGAGCCACAACCATCATAAGGGCTGGTGTTATTGATGgtgatgttgatgttgatgttgatgttggtgttggtGATGGTGTTGATATTAATACTGTTGTTGATGTTGCAAGACAAGCTGTGGAAGGTCTTGCTGATAAAagaagagatgatgatgatggagTTGTTGGATATACTCCCCAAAGTGGTGGTGGTGGAGAGACCAGAGATATCCCATATAGGTTGGGTAGATATTCTTCAGTTGGTGCCGGTTCCTCCAAGGTGTTTTCTTGTGCTTGTGAATGCAATACTTGCAAGCTGAAAATGGATGATTTGATAAACAAGGTTGAAGACTTGGTTCAGGCACAAAAAGATACAAATTCTTCTATAACGAGTTTGATGCCCAAGAGGGGTGTCAATCCATCCAAGAAGCTTAGTTCACCCTATACTGCTGTTGGGATTCGCAAGAGGGCCAAAACAATTTCCAATGCACTTGCTGATTGTAGAGCAAGGAAATCAAGTACTCCACAAAAGTCTATTGCTACTCCTCCTGCTGAAGTTGTGCCACAAGTGCTAAAAAAAGGTAGatattttcatgcgtttaaatccctaaagaaagaaaaagattgAAACCTTGATCAAATCCAAAAGGAGTGGGAAAGCCATGTGTTTCAAGGTTATGATAAACATGCAACATGGTGGGAGGATTTAGTAAGTTTCAACACTTGTATATATCTATATGATTCAGTATGCTGTTGCGACAAGTCCTGTAATTTGTtgaacttgttgcagcaagttaaTTAGTTGTAGCAACAAGTCCCGTAATTTGTTGAAGATGTTGCAGCAAGTTAACTAGTTTTTGCAACAAGTCCTGTAATTTgttgaacttgttgcaacaagttaactagttgttccaacaagttaTTAAGTTGTTGCAGCAAGATACTTAGTTGTCCAACAAGTTAActatttgttgcaacaagttaactagcaGTTGCAGCAAGTAACTGACTGTTTTGATACTTTTACTACAATATGTAGATGAAATCTTGTTGCTGATGCGTATGAGACAACTTAATTTCCCTGAGTACTGTGATTCCTCTGATAGAATAATGGACCTCAACTTCTACCATCACATTCGCAACAAGTACTTAGAGTTGACCGATGAGGCTACACATGTGGGTGCTGTGCCTTATAAGGAAAGACTTGCTCTCTTTAAGTGGGACGATGATGGTCTCGCTTATTCCAGAGGTAGCATACCCTACCTAGGTGGCTGCGAGTGGATTGGTTCCAAAATGATCATATCTGTCGTGAATATTAATGACAACCATTTTGTCACTGTTGAGATCATCGTTGAG is drawn from Lycium barbarum isolate Lr01 chromosome 8, ASM1917538v2, whole genome shotgun sequence and contains these coding sequences:
- the LOC132605949 gene encoding elongation factor 1-alpha-like; this encodes MGKEKVHINIVVIGHVDSGKSTTTGHLIYKLGGIDKRVIERFEKEAAEMNKRSFKYAWVLDKLKAERERGITIDIALWKFETTKYYCTVIDAPGHRDFIKNMITGTSQADCAVLIIDSTTGGFEAGISKDGQTREHALLAFTLGVKQMICCCNKMDATTPKYSKARYDEIVKEVSSYLKKVGYNPDKVPFVPISGFEGDNMIERSTNLDWYKGPTLLEALDQINEPKRPSDKPLRLPLQDVYKIGGIGTVPVGRVETGVIKPGMVVTFGPTGLTTEVKSVEMHHEALQEALPGDNVGFNVKNVAVKDLKRGFVASNSKDDPAKGAASFTSQVIIMNHPGQIGNGYAPVLDCHTSHIAVKFSEILTKIDRRSGKELEKEPKFLKNGDAGMVKMIPTKPMVVETFSEYPPLGRFAVRDMRQTVAVGVIKSVDKKDPTGAKVTKAALKKK